Within Desulfatiglans sp., the genomic segment ATCTTTTCCTTTATCCTTGTATCCACCTTTTTTCCTGTAACCGGGTGTACATAGTGAAAGGGCGGGATATAGACATTCGGGTAATCCCCGAATACCTCAGTTGGAGGCAGGTCAGGCGGACAGTTCGGGTCGGGCTTCGGGATAAAATTCTCATATTCCTTGCCCCACCCTTTATCAAAGGGCGTCATAAAGGTTGTATATACATGCATGGACTTGGCCTTCCATATGCCATCTTCCTTTACATAGGTATTTTCATATGTGCCCTCAGCCCAGAATGCCTTCTCTTTCCATTTTCCTACCTGGGCGAACATGCGCCACCTGCCCTTTGCTGTCTTTCCGCCCGGATCAATGGTTACTATCCCCTGGAGGTTCATGTGGTTCATGAGAAGCCCGTACTGTATCCCATTCTGGCTGTCAGGCATAAGGTCCATCAACCTCCTTATGTTCTTTTTGCCTATGTAAACGCCTCTCTGGGCAAGCTCAAGAGAACCGTCCTCAGCAAAACAATCAACAAGTTCATCCCACATCATTTTATCCAGATAATAGCCGTATGCCCTCTGGAGTTTTTTAATGGCCTCTATATCTTCAAGCGCCTGTACCTTCTGTTCAAGCGCCTCCACCTTTGCTGCCAGCCTGGCTATCAATTCGGAATTTTCCATATTATTCTCCTCTTCCCTGTACCCCTGCCCGCCATAGCTTTATGCGACGGTGGGTGCGCCTTGAACCTTGCGCCTAGCTTTTATTTATACTCGTAAAAACCCTTTCCTGTCTTTCTCCCATGCCACCCTGCAATAACCATCTGCTTCATCAGTGTTGGAGGAAGGTATTGGGGATCTTTTATCTCTTCATAGATAGTCATGGCGCCACGATACACAGTATCTATCCCGATCAGGTCAAGAAGTGTGAGTGGTCCCATCGGGTGTCGCAGCCCCTGTGTAATAAGTGTATCAATATCCTCCTTTGTGCCAACACCCGCCTCTACCATACGCACCGCATTTAAAAGGAATGGTGTCAGTATTCTGTTTGAAAGGAAACCCGGCACATCCTTTGACACAACCATTGTCTTATCTATTGAATCTAAGAATTTTCTGGTGATATTTGTTGTCTCTTCGGTTGTAGAGATGGCATTAATGACCTCAACAACCTTCATGAGAGGCACAGGGTTTGAGAAGTGTGTGCCTATTATCTTATCGGGCCTGTTGGTTGCAGCAGCAATATTGATAACGCTTATGGTTGATGTGTTAGATGCAAGGATGGTGTGCGGCGGACATACCT encodes:
- a CDS encoding 3-hydroxybutyryl-CoA dehydrogenase (converts (S)-3-hydroxybutanoyl-CoA to 3-acetoacetyl-CoA) — translated: MKKVGIVGCGIMGCGIAQVCAQSGYDVIVMDTKREYLDKGLATIDKVLERSVEKERITADEKKAIQARIKGTLTLDDFKDVDYVVEAVIEDLAIKQDVFKKLDKVCPPHTILASNTSTISVINIAAATNRPDKIIGTHFSNPVPLMKVVEVINAISTTEETTNITRKFLDSIDKTMVVSKDVPGFLSNRILTPFLLNAVRMVEAGVGTKEDIDTLITQGLRHPMGPLTLLDLIGIDTVYRGAMTIYEEIKDPQYLPPTLMKQMVIAGWHGRKTGKGFYEYK
- a CDS encoding nuclear transport factor 2 family protein translates to MENSELIARLAAKVEALEQKVQALEDIEAIKKLQRAYGYYLDKMMWDELVDCFAEDGSLELAQRGVYIGKKNIRRLMDLMPDSQNGIQYGLLMNHMNLQGIVTIDPGGKTAKGRWRMFAQVGKWKEKAFWAEGTYENTYVKEDGIWKAKSMHVYTTFMTPFDKGWGKEYENFIPKPDPNCPPDLPPTEVFGDYPNVYIPPFHYVHPVTGKKVDTRIKEKIK